A portion of the Leptidea sinapis chromosome 13, ilLepSina1.1, whole genome shotgun sequence genome contains these proteins:
- the LOC126967391 gene encoding alpha-tocopherol transfer protein-like → MTLEQPAGEMWKKIREELNENVETRDKDLEHIKEWLKKEPHLPDEFDDQRIMTFLRGCKFSLEKTKRKLDMYFTMRTAVPEFFNDRDVTRPELQESLKIIQMPPLPGLTPDGRRVVLMRGIDKEAQAPNVADAFKLALMMGDVRLKEEKEGVAGDIYVLDASAATPTHFAKFTPTLVKKFLVCVQEAYPVKLKQVHIINVSPLVDKIVNFVKPFLKEKIRDRIFIHGDANDLYKHIPQEMMPNEYGGKAGSMEELHNSWTKKLEEYKEWFAEQENVKANEALRPGKPTNLDELFGIDGSFRQLVID, encoded by the exons ATGACTCTTGAACAGCCAGCTGGAGAGATGTGGAAGAAGATCAGAGAAGAGCTGAATGAAAATGTAGAAACCAGAGACAAAGATCTAGAACACATCAAGGAATGGTTGAAGAAAGAACCTCATCTACCTGACGAGTTTG ATGACCAGCGTATCATGACCTTCCTTCGAGGTTGCAAGTTCTCTTTGGAAAAGACCAAGCGTAAGTTGGACATGTACTTCACGATGAGGACTGCAGTGCCGGAGTTCTTCAACGACCGTGACGTCACAAGACCTGAATTGCAGGAGAGTttgaaaattat CCAAATGCCTCCTCTACCGGGTCTAACTCCAGATGGACGAAGAGTGGTATTAATGAGGG GTATTGACAAAGAAGCCCAAGCTCCAAACGTAGCAGATGCTTTCAAACTAGCACTGATGATGGGAGATGTGAGGCTCAAAGAAGAGAAGGAGGGAGTAGCAGGAGATATTTACGTGCTAGACGCGTCAGCTGCAACTCCGACACATTTTGCCAAATTTACACCAACGCTTGTGAAGAAGTTCTTAGTTTGCGTCCAG GAGGCGTATCCAGTTAAACTTAAGCAAGTTCACATCATCAACGTTTCACCCCTTGTCGACAAAATTGTCAACTTCGTTAAGCCTTTCCTGAAGGAAAAAATCAGAGATAGG ATTTTCATTCATGGAGATGCTAACGATCTTTATAAACATATTCCTCAAGAGATGATGCCAAATGAGTATGGAGGTAAAGCTGGCTCTATGGAAGAACTACACA attCCTGGACCAAAAAACTAGAAGAATATAAAGAGTGGTTTGCAGAACAGGAGAATGTCAAAGCTAATGAAGCGCTCAGGCCGGGAAAACCAACGAACCTGGATGAACTGTTTGGTATCGACGGCTCTTTCCGCCAATTAGTTATTGACTAA